The Dendropsophus ebraccatus isolate aDenEbr1 chromosome 3, aDenEbr1.pat, whole genome shotgun sequence genome includes a region encoding these proteins:
- the LOC138787320 gene encoding uncharacterized protein yields the protein MPSCIVSGCIHKTTKRNCNDEGVIMHAFPSSLSRIKQWLRSIEKNNHQYFGNIDALADNIYYKKNNSSFRICSDHFVSQAYAPGHSKRRALRQDATPTLFTAPLTLTGGQDASPPQHIPFMVDAITQTDPYINTQDKGVQWPEFEFNVGGQSWKIEHDHVYHTVRTTAKTSNRVENASSYVNSENNPVTYGLKVQQSTRPKESMVMNSSHSLTPTQEHSPRSSVRSNRDHCIRQKTADENCVKERKFIVFESCLDVLFEKVGCKMKNCNAPVIRTQKNVLGSYLSVTGQCLKGHSFHLWHSQPTRGEVALGNVLSSAAVLFSGSHFNKVQELCQLLGLQFISYPLYDLYQHKYLFPTVDTHWKQERLRLNEASLGTRLCLAGSGQCDTYEDGSRYGIYTFLDAATKRIVDFEVVNGTNTNACVALKRKAFVRCLNRILKDQFEVASVATDYHPKLKKTCEQYYRIQHEYDTWHYTKSLEKRLLAASKKENCSVISEWIPSIKKHLWWCSSTSNGNAVVLRELWQSVLMHVTDRHKWDCGEMYQECAHRRLTKLQCHHAPWIKENSEPYHALYDVVMNPKVLKDLEHLSQFLHTGEIDVYHHFVSKYRPKRVYLKRHALDTHIKLAALAHNANVHRNRAKANSIWHEKAAIGTLRPVSTKKKMISKTLFESSDSHILPMMTDVLKFFDCRLSSDCSLWTSVLKEVTEQRQNKRSY from the coding sequence ATGCCATCTTGTATTGTCAGTGGCTGTATTCATAAGACCACAAAGAGAAATTGCAATGACGAAGGAGTCATAATGCACGCATTTCCATCTAGTCTCTCCAGAATAAAGCAGTGGCTCAGAAGTATTGAAAAAAATAACCATCAGTATTTTGGGAACATTGATGCTTTGGCTGATAACATTTATTATAAAAAGAATAACAGTTCTTTTCGAATCTGTTCTGACCATTTTGTGTCACAAGCCTATGCTCCTGGACACAGTAAGAGAAGAGCTCTCAGACAGGATGCAACACCCACACTTTTCACTGCACCACTTACCTTGACTGGTGGTCAGGATGCTAGCCCTCCACAACATATTCCTTTCATGGTGGATGCCATTACGCAGACTGATCCCTATATAAATACACAGGATAAAGGTGTACAGTGGCCAGAATTTGAGTTCAATGTTGGTGGGCAATCTTGGAAGATAGAGCATGACCATGTGTACCACACTGTTCGAACTACTGCCAAAACTTCTAATCGAGTTGAGAATGCTAGCTCCTATGTAAATTCTGAAAATAACCCTGTGACTTATGGATTAAAGGTACAGCAGTCAACTCGGCCAAAAGAATCAATGGTAATGAACTCCTCTCACTCCCTAACACCCACCCAGGAGCATTCACCTCGTTCATCTGTGCGTTCAAACAGAGACCATTGTATACGCCAAAAAACTGCCGATGAGAACTGTGTAAAAGAGCGTAAATTTATTGTGTTTGAGTCATGTCTTGATGTTCTGTTTGAAAAGGTTGGATGTAAAATGAAAAACTGTAATGCCCCTGTTATCCgtacacaaaaaaatgttttaggcTCTTACTTGTCTGTGACTGGTCAGTGTCTTAAAGGGCACTCTTTTCATCTGTGGCACAGTCAGCCTACCAGAGGTGAAGTTGCTCTTGGCAATGTCTTGAGTTCAGCTGCTGTTTTGTTCAGTGGATCACATTTTAACAAAGTACAAGAGTTGTGTCAATTATTGGGACTGCAGTTTATATCCTACCCTTTGTATGATCTTTACCAACACAAATATCTCTTTCCCACAGTGGACACCCACTGGAAGCAGGAACGGCTGAGACTAAATGAGGCTTCTTTAGGCACTCGGTTATGTCTTGCAGGTAGTGGCCAATGCGATACTTATGAAGATGGTTCCAGATATGGAATATACACTTTTCTTGATGCTGCAACCAAAAGAATTGTTGACTTTGAAGTTGTTAATGGAACCAACACTAATGCCTGTGTAGCCTTAAAAAGAAAAGCATTTGTAAGGTGCCTAAACAGGATATTAAAGGACCAGTTTGAGGTTGCATCGGTTGCTACAGACTATCATCCAAAACTAAAAAAGACTTGTGAGCAGTACTACAGGATCCAGCATGAGTATGATACTTGGCATTACACAAAAAGTCTGGAGAAACGTCTTTTAGCTGCAAGCAAGAAAGAAAATTGTTCTGTAATATCAGAATGGATTCCTAGCATAAAGAAACACTTGTGGTGGTGCTCAAGTACCAGTAATGGAAATGCAGTGGTGCTCCGCGAGCTGTGGCAATCTGTGCTTATGCATGTGACTGATCGACATAAATGGGATTGTGGTGAAATGTACCAGGAATGTGCACATAGACGATTAACAAAACTTCAGTGCCATCATGCACCCTGGATTAAAGAGAACTCTGAGCCATATCACGCATTATATGATGTCGTAATGAATCCTAAAGTCCTAAAAGACCTTGAGCATCTCTCCCAGTTTTTGCATACTGGAGAAATAGATGTATATCACCATTTTGTATCAAAATACAGACCCAAAAGGGTTTATTTAAAAAGGCATGCATTAGACACTCACATCAAGCTTGCAGCATTGGCACACAATGCTAATGTTCACAGAAACCGTGCAAAGGCCAATTCCATATGGCATGAAAAAGCTGCGATTGGAACACTGAGACCTGTTTCCACAAAGAAAAAAATGATCTCAAAAACCCTCTTTGAGTCATCCGATTCACACATCTTACCCATGATGACTGATGTCTTAAAGTTCTTTGATTGTCGCCTTTCTAGTGATTGTTCCTTGTGGACATCTGTATTAAAAGAAGTTACAGAACAGAGGCAGAACAAAAGGAGTTACTAG